The Candidatus Thorarchaeota archaeon genome has a segment encoding these proteins:
- a CDS encoding F420-nonreducing hydrogenase, translating to MPKRVAFAQLSSCWGCDQSLVDLHLRLLEVLPQLQIMYWPAVVDYKLSDLEKMPKQSIHIGFVEGSCRTKEDVHLLNVMREKSQVLVAWGSCSCYGGVQGLLNQWKIDEAITRKFLKVETITDPRVPDENVPGFTDHIVPNPDLVPFELIIPGCPPTSDNIYDAVVALLTGKPFDLPNRTVCDQCPREREEKHITEFHRTYEGHIDPNKCLLDQGYLCLGFATIGLCGAQCPSANSPCKGCFGPPPSIKDHGAKIISALGAITDMSPEELKKMFPDPIGSFYFTDYAASFISKITTTKEES from the coding sequence ATGCCAAAGCGTGTTGCCTTTGCACAACTCTCTTCATGCTGGGGTTGCGACCAGTCCCTTGTAGACCTGCACCTTCGACTCTTGGAGGTCTTACCACAACTACAGATCATGTACTGGCCCGCTGTTGTCGATTACAAATTGAGTGACCTCGAAAAGATGCCGAAACAGTCTATCCATATCGGATTTGTTGAGGGTAGCTGCAGAACAAAAGAAGATGTTCACCTTCTCAACGTCATGCGCGAGAAGAGCCAAGTCCTCGTGGCATGGGGATCATGCTCGTGCTATGGAGGAGTGCAAGGGCTTCTCAATCAATGGAAGATAGACGAGGCCATTACAAGAAAGTTCCTCAAGGTCGAAACTATCACAGATCCAAGAGTCCCGGATGAGAATGTCCCGGGATTCACGGATCATATTGTTCCCAATCCCGACTTGGTTCCCTTCGAGTTGATTATTCCAGGATGCCCACCGACCAGTGACAATATCTATGATGCAGTGGTCGCTCTCCTGACAGGTAAACCGTTTGACCTTCCGAATAGGACTGTATGCGATCAATGTCCAAGAGAACGCGAGGAGAAACACATCACAGAGTTTCATCGGACCTACGAAGGCCATATCGATCCGAACAAGTGCCTTCTCGATCAGGGGTATCTCTGCCTTGGATTTGCCACAATTGGACTGTGCGGCGCGCAGTGCCCCTCTGCTAATTCTCCCTGTAAAGGTTGTTTTGGACCACCACCGTCCATCAAAGACCATGGTGCAAAAATCATCTCAGCCCTTGGGGCAATCACTGACATGAGCCCTGAGGAACTCAAGAAAATGTTCCCGGATCCGATAGGCTCGTTCTACTTTACAGATTATGCGGCATCATTCATCTCAAAGATCACTACTACAAAGGAGGAGTCATAA
- a CDS encoding hydrogenase iron-sulfur subunit: MLALCCNWCSYAGADLAGTSRLQMPPNVRIIRVNCTGRIDPTFILDALYQGADGVLISGCHPGDCHYSTGNLKMRARFALLQNLLEEAGMDSRRIHLQWASAAEGDVFAEGIRGMVERIKELGPSPMRKEGK, from the coding sequence ATTTTAGCACTCTGCTGTAATTGGTGCAGCTATGCGGGAGCGGATCTTGCAGGAACGAGTAGGCTACAGATGCCGCCAAATGTGAGGATCATCAGGGTCAATTGCACAGGACGCATTGATCCGACCTTCATTCTTGATGCATTATATCAGGGCGCAGACGGAGTGCTCATCTCTGGCTGTCACCCCGGTGATTGCCACTATTCTACCGGGAATCTCAAGATGCGTGCCAGATTCGCACTCCTCCAAAATCTTCTCGAAGAGGCAGGAATGGATTCGAGAAGAATCCATCTTCAGTGGGCAAGCGCGGCTGAGGGAGATGTCTTTGCAGAGGGGATTCGGGGTATGGTGGAACGGATCAAAGAACTCGGACCAAGCCCAATGAGAAAGGAGGGAAAATAG
- a CDS encoding PAS domain-containing protein: MTDSIDSHTVQQVQDMLLRTAKESIFIIDATMIVRWVNGSALRMSRKSIDEIIDRDYRKIGLIAFRSETVHEGVLEAVRTGVQVYREICLGPVSSRFLKIIPSASGGVALILESPDDWQHVYDAIDHPSMILDSEQQIIGFNAAANELFGDLPADRVYGRHCYDLFRDCELLVTQCSEESFSELDAILLDSEIELKGHVYKVSCTKIDNGSAIQKTLYLATDVTAKRTAEDAASLYLDVIAHDIANHLQIILFGVSSMVDDMTNQTLQLVLHSINRITRLIAKARAIEGLESSQLEPMVLQKTLGPMLAEFQSCNPHVEFVISFPEKDCIVLANSFLPELIINLLDNAVRYNTKDEKIVWVRIAQVQHGWEVSISDNGVGIDSSQKESLLDGARRFGGIGIHQAKLISRRFGASLTIRDRVDSCPEEGAEFVVWFPKAK; the protein is encoded by the coding sequence ATGACCGACTCTATTGATTCTCATACCGTGCAGCAAGTGCAGGATATGCTTCTACGCACAGCTAAGGAATCGATCTTCATCATAGATGCAACTATGATTGTTCGTTGGGTGAATGGCTCGGCACTACGTATGAGTCGTAAGAGTATTGACGAGATTATCGACCGAGATTATCGGAAGATTGGTCTTATTGCTTTTCGATCAGAAACGGTTCATGAAGGCGTGCTGGAGGCTGTTCGCACAGGCGTACAGGTCTATCGCGAGATTTGCCTCGGTCCCGTTTCATCTCGGTTCTTGAAGATTATTCCCTCTGCATCTGGTGGTGTAGCATTAATCTTGGAGTCGCCCGATGATTGGCAACACGTCTATGATGCAATCGACCATCCATCGATGATTCTTGATTCAGAGCAACAAATTATTGGCTTTAATGCCGCAGCCAATGAGCTGTTTGGAGACCTGCCAGCTGACAGAGTCTATGGTCGGCATTGTTATGATCTCTTTAGAGACTGTGAACTTCTTGTCACTCAATGTTCCGAGGAGAGTTTTAGTGAACTCGATGCCATACTGTTAGACTCTGAGATCGAGCTCAAGGGGCATGTGTACAAGGTCTCTTGTACAAAAATAGACAATGGCTCAGCAATCCAAAAGACGCTCTATCTGGCGACGGATGTTACGGCAAAACGTACTGCCGAGGATGCAGCCAGTCTCTATCTTGATGTGATTGCTCATGATATTGCCAACCATCTACAGATCATTCTGTTCGGGGTTTCATCAATGGTTGACGATATGACTAATCAGACTTTACAGTTGGTGCTTCACTCTATCAATCGAATAACTCGCCTAATTGCCAAGGCTCGGGCTATTGAAGGACTTGAGAGTTCTCAATTAGAACCTATGGTCCTGCAAAAAACACTTGGTCCGATGCTGGCAGAGTTTCAGAGCTGTAATCCTCATGTTGAATTTGTGATCTCGTTTCCAGAGAAGGACTGTATTGTTCTTGCAAACTCGTTTCTTCCTGAATTGATCATTAATCTACTTGATAATGCTGTTCGGTACAACACCAAGGATGAAAAGATCGTCTGGGTCCGAATCGCTCAGGTGCAACATGGCTGGGAGGTTTCAATCTCCGACAATGGTGTCGGAATCGACTCTTCCCAAAAGGAGAGTCTTCTAGATGGTGCACGACGATTTGGCGGAATTGGCATCCATCAGGCCAAGTTGATCTCGCGGCGGTTTGGGGCCTCTCTTACTATTCGAGACCGTGTCGATTCGTGCCCTGAAGAGGGTGCCGAGTTTGTGGTTTGGTTCCCAAAGGCGAAATAG
- the dprA gene encoding DNA-processing protein DprA yields MNTADLDRRIEHYAAWLALSSVKECDYETAIEILRQFESFEKALQYHPPTEKQSKADEIILRDGTAQRLLVRTHSTPQLEESIIDKVIAKARNYVKEIDYRQMVKRILQKGIEIHPIIGQGYPRALFDLENPPRTLFVRGNILLDRLDNAIAIVGTRNPTEYGKKMAYTLAKALAQRGYIIISGLAFGVDEQAHTGALDADGGKTIAVLPSYVEKIVPMHNSSLANKILQQGGALISEYPPHTKVRNYMFVQRNRIIAALSRATIIIEGRTESGTRHQARFAMSMKRPLFVLRPVHPEMLQAELPLHLINEGAIPISDADEIEQSLEVL; encoded by the coding sequence ATGAACACAGCAGACCTAGATAGGCGCATCGAACACTACGCCGCATGGTTAGCCCTCAGCAGTGTTAAAGAGTGCGATTACGAAACGGCCATTGAAATTCTTCGCCAATTCGAGAGTTTTGAAAAGGCCCTTCAATATCACCCACCCACTGAAAAGCAAAGTAAAGCGGATGAGATTATTCTCAGGGATGGAACGGCACAAAGACTTCTCGTACGAACACATTCAACACCTCAACTTGAAGAGTCAATTATTGACAAAGTTATTGCAAAGGCACGAAATTATGTCAAAGAAATAGACTACCGACAAATGGTGAAACGCATTCTACAAAAAGGGATAGAGATACATCCAATAATTGGACAGGGTTATCCGCGAGCCCTCTTTGACCTTGAAAACCCCCCACGGACATTATTTGTACGAGGGAATATACTACTAGACCGCCTAGACAATGCAATAGCAATTGTAGGTACTCGCAATCCAACCGAGTACGGAAAAAAGATGGCATATACTCTTGCAAAAGCCCTTGCCCAACGGGGATACATTATCATTTCGGGACTAGCCTTTGGAGTTGATGAACAAGCTCACACTGGAGCTCTCGATGCAGATGGGGGGAAGACCATTGCCGTGCTTCCCAGTTATGTTGAAAAAATTGTCCCGATGCATAATAGTTCTCTTGCCAATAAAATTCTTCAGCAAGGTGGGGCATTGATTTCCGAGTATCCACCACACACAAAGGTCAGAAACTATATGTTCGTCCAGAGGAACCGAATTATTGCAGCCCTTTCACGGGCAACAATTATTATTGAGGGGCGAACAGAAAGTGGAACTAGGCACCAGGCCCGATTTGCAATGAGCATGAAGCGTCCACTATTCGTATTACGACCAGTCCATCCAGAAATGCTCCAAGCGGAGTTACCATTGCACCTCATAAATGAAGGGGCCATACCCATTTCTGATGCCGATGAGATAGAGCAAAGTCTAGAGGTGTTATAG
- a CDS encoding Lrp/AsnC ligand binding domain-containing protein: protein MIIAFIMGKIDSAKAHDILNKVRDLEPVEEAYLIYGAYDLLIKGTFKSPESLSSFVVDELRNIDGVRDTVTNVCASSS from the coding sequence ATGATTATTGCATTCATTATGGGAAAGATTGATTCCGCAAAGGCCCATGACATTCTCAATAAGGTACGTGACCTTGAACCAGTGGAAGAGGCATATCTCATCTATGGTGCCTATGACCTGCTGATCAAGGGCACATTCAAGAGTCCGGAGTCTCTCAGTTCCTTTGTGGTAGATGAGCTACGAAACATAGATGGTGTTCGTGACACTGTGACGAATGTGTGTGCGAGTTCCAGCTAG
- a CDS encoding Ni/Fe hydrogenase subunit alpha, with the protein MTGEKIIRIEPVTRLEGHGDLTIKLGKDGKVKDVQFNVTSTRFFEKFLEGRFAEEVPRIAERICGICPEPHHLASVKAVEAAWGITPTPAAVKVRRLLINAKQLSSHGLHFFALAAPDFLAGPFGDPSKRNVVAIIKALPDVGKLALQIMQYGQDLAMAVGGKAIHPVTAVPGGMLNPFSEEKRDRFLDMMEGLKEWLAQTVDLAKKVVEDYWDPITKLAVVPTYYIGTHDKGALEIYDGKLRVMDPKGKIVADFRQKDYRKYFGEYVPRHSYATHIYFKEAGYPKGIWRANSLARCNIADKMKTPLAQEALEEMRSKLGRPIHATFAYHWARVIEMVQAVEEIDLLLQDPDIVRTDVKVTDVEPRKGNGVGCVEAPRGTLIHHYWTDDRGIVTKVNLVVATNNNIAGIEKSLMKMARQIFEQKIHESLKLPEPMIK; encoded by the coding sequence ATGACAGGCGAGAAAATCATACGGATAGAACCAGTCACTCGTCTCGAGGGCCATGGCGACCTCACGATTAAACTGGGTAAAGATGGCAAGGTCAAAGACGTACAATTCAATGTCACCTCCACAAGATTCTTTGAAAAATTCTTGGAGGGCCGCTTTGCTGAAGAGGTCCCGCGTATTGCAGAACGCATCTGTGGAATCTGTCCGGAACCACACCATCTTGCCTCTGTGAAGGCTGTTGAGGCAGCATGGGGGATTACTCCCACTCCCGCCGCAGTAAAGGTACGCCGACTACTCATCAATGCAAAACAGCTCTCATCACATGGACTACACTTCTTTGCACTTGCAGCACCAGACTTTCTTGCTGGCCCCTTTGGTGACCCCTCGAAACGGAACGTTGTCGCCATTATTAAGGCACTACCTGATGTGGGCAAACTCGCCCTTCAGATCATGCAGTATGGACAGGACTTGGCAATGGCTGTTGGGGGGAAGGCAATTCACCCGGTCACCGCAGTTCCCGGAGGCATGCTCAATCCCTTCTCTGAAGAGAAACGAGACCGCTTTCTAGACATGATGGAGGGTCTCAAAGAGTGGCTCGCTCAGACCGTAGATCTTGCCAAGAAGGTCGTAGAGGACTACTGGGATCCAATAACCAAGCTCGCGGTTGTCCCGACCTATTACATAGGAACTCACGACAAGGGCGCATTAGAGATCTATGATGGTAAACTTCGGGTTATGGATCCAAAAGGAAAGATAGTCGCGGACTTTAGACAGAAGGACTATCGAAAATACTTTGGAGAGTACGTGCCTCGCCACTCATATGCGACACATATCTATTTCAAAGAGGCAGGATATCCAAAGGGAATATGGCGTGCAAATTCACTTGCACGTTGTAACATTGCTGACAAGATGAAGACTCCTCTTGCTCAGGAAGCACTTGAGGAGATGAGATCCAAGCTGGGTCGTCCAATTCATGCGACCTTTGCATATCATTGGGCACGTGTCATCGAGATGGTTCAGGCTGTGGAAGAGATCGACCTGCTACTACAAGACCCAGACATCGTCAGGACAGACGTAAAAGTCACAGATGTTGAACCGCGAAAAGGGAATGGCGTTGGTTGCGTGGAGGCCCCTCGTGGTACACTAATCCATCATTACTGGACTGATGATAGAGGCATTGTGACAAAGGTGAACCTTGTCGTTGCAACAAACAATAATATTGCAGGAATCGAGAAGAGCCTGATGAAGATGGCCCGTCAGATCTTCGAACAGAAGATCCATGAGTCACTAAAACTGCCAGAGCCGATGATCAAATAG
- a CDS encoding aldehyde ferredoxin oxidoreductase family protein, translating to MIKGIGGQELWVDLTRGSVEKRPVDEEIVRKYLLGAGYLSRVLTDKIPVGIDPLSPKNVLGFATGLLTGSMFPQASRHTIAALSPLTDIWGESHAAGFWGAELKFAGYDTIFFTGASSSPVYLNIRDSEVDLLDAENLWGEDVFVTDDALHKRHGRMCRTLAIGQAGENLVRFAAIMNDRDRASARSGLGAVMGSKRLKAIAVRGRGKLEVADPANYLREMDEFYRRMLANPFTPERARFGTTNLIELMNHIGRLPTYNMRQGVFEGYEKISGELISEKYLIKPRSDFSCLQRCGRYTAVRKGPYAYIGGSPEFESQSSLGSRCGNDNVESILYAHHLANMYGMDTISLGGTISWAMEAYEMGLLTEEDTGGIDLSWGNHETIVKLTEMTAFRQGLGDLLAEGSFRAAQKIGKGSERFVMTVKKQEIAGQEPRAQKSMGLAAATAARGADHLYAFPVLDEAGFDNEIKKRFGEQYLPEMTDRLSPVYKGIMVKECEDYMVVVESVGLCKYGTQIPPEFYYEDVAKALRLHNGLKFTVEDLQIIGERIVNLNRLFNVSRGITKKDDSLPDRLTKEPAPVGPPKGQVVELDQMLSEYYRERGWDTETGVPFDSTLKKLGLR from the coding sequence ATGATCAAGGGAATCGGTGGACAGGAACTGTGGGTGGACCTAACAAGAGGGTCAGTTGAGAAACGCCCGGTGGACGAAGAGATAGTTCGGAAATATCTGCTCGGTGCAGGGTATCTGTCACGAGTCCTGACGGACAAGATCCCAGTCGGGATCGATCCACTCTCGCCGAAGAATGTCTTAGGGTTTGCAACGGGGTTACTCACAGGCTCAATGTTTCCACAGGCATCACGTCATACTATTGCAGCACTCTCCCCACTCACTGACATTTGGGGGGAGAGCCACGCAGCAGGGTTCTGGGGGGCCGAACTCAAATTTGCGGGATATGACACCATCTTCTTCACAGGCGCTTCATCATCTCCAGTCTATCTGAACATTCGAGATTCAGAGGTCGATCTCTTGGATGCGGAGAATCTCTGGGGAGAGGATGTCTTTGTGACCGATGATGCACTCCATAAGCGACACGGAAGGATGTGCCGGACACTGGCCATCGGACAAGCCGGAGAGAACCTCGTTCGATTTGCCGCCATCATGAATGATAGAGATCGGGCCTCGGCTCGATCCGGCTTAGGAGCGGTGATGGGGTCAAAGAGGCTCAAGGCAATCGCTGTTCGTGGGAGAGGTAAATTAGAGGTCGCGGACCCCGCCAACTATCTGAGAGAGATGGACGAGTTCTACAGGAGGATGCTGGCCAATCCATTCACGCCTGAACGTGCACGGTTTGGCACGACAAACTTGATCGAACTGATGAACCACATTGGCAGACTCCCCACGTATAACATGCGTCAGGGCGTATTTGAGGGCTATGAGAAGATCAGTGGGGAGCTCATCAGCGAGAAGTATCTCATTAAACCGAGGTCTGATTTCAGCTGTCTCCAGCGATGTGGGCGCTATACGGCTGTTCGAAAAGGACCCTACGCATATATTGGAGGGTCTCCTGAGTTCGAGAGCCAGTCTTCTCTGGGATCAAGATGCGGAAATGATAATGTAGAGTCCATCTTGTATGCGCATCATCTGGCGAACATGTATGGCATGGACACTATCTCGTTGGGAGGCACGATCTCTTGGGCAATGGAGGCTTACGAGATGGGGCTGCTCACAGAAGAAGACACTGGCGGAATCGATCTGAGCTGGGGGAACCATGAGACCATCGTCAAGCTCACCGAGATGACAGCGTTTCGGCAGGGGCTCGGCGATCTCCTTGCAGAGGGCAGCTTCAGGGCAGCACAGAAGATTGGCAAGGGGAGCGAGCGCTTTGTGATGACTGTGAAAAAGCAGGAGATTGCAGGGCAGGAACCCCGTGCCCAAAAGTCCATGGGTCTTGCGGCAGCAACAGCCGCCCGCGGTGCGGATCATCTCTATGCATTTCCCGTTCTCGATGAGGCGGGCTTCGATAATGAGATTAAGAAGCGCTTTGGAGAACAATACCTTCCAGAGATGACTGATAGATTGAGCCCTGTGTACAAGGGAATCATGGTCAAAGAATGTGAAGATTACATGGTCGTGGTGGAGAGTGTGGGACTGTGCAAATACGGTACACAGATCCCTCCGGAGTTCTATTACGAGGATGTGGCAAAGGCACTGCGTCTACACAACGGTCTCAAGTTTACAGTTGAAGATCTACAGATCATTGGTGAGAGGATCGTGAACCTCAACAGACTGTTCAATGTCAGTCGGGGAATCACAAAGAAAGACGACTCTCTTCCAGATAGACTGACAAAAGAACCAGCCCCTGTTGGTCCTCCAAAGGGGCAGGTGGTCGAACTTGACCAGATGCTTAGTGAGTACTACAGAGAGAGAGGATGGGATACCGAAACAGGTGTCCCATTCGACTCGACCCTGAAGAAACTGGGACTCCGGTGA
- a CDS encoding PAS domain-containing sensor histidine kinase → MSRTPDRSSILPKMKEVILRSHRDVVLIVDSSMKVLWVNEAAVQMFDRPIDDLVGSDCTTITRSSPHLSVIPSALATAFRKGSQVTKSVSDAQHIRLTIRITPLLDGDGRPRAASVSIRPEATRNPIVAVDAQTLDWHKVLDAIGYGTIILDSQQRITYANRSILHALGDPPESEVIGKHCYEIFHSTDAPPAGCPFLALRASAFQAPSMSGHMDMLGRDVMVSVAPIIGNDDVPLLFVHVSVDISDRLLAEEAAMLYLDILSHDIANHLQTILLGVTILAKDQDDEIARLVFTSIDNIDRLIIKARAVEGLDSAPLGEVVLQDILEPLLLRLKSQYSDVEIVTDLPFSPCTTYANRFLEIAFEALLDNAVRYNPHDNKTVWVSIHPVNDGWLVKIADNGPGIPDYRKESLLNRSRRFGGMGIHQSSLIIRWFGGTLSIRDRVPQHPEEGVVFVLWLPGMH, encoded by the coding sequence GTGAGTAGAACACCGGACAGATCATCAATCCTTCCCAAAATGAAGGAGGTGATTCTCAGGTCTCATAGAGATGTGGTTCTCATTGTGGACTCCTCGATGAAAGTTCTGTGGGTCAACGAGGCCGCCGTTCAGATGTTTGATAGGCCTATTGATGATCTGGTCGGTAGTGATTGTACCACTATTACCCGCTCCTCTCCCCATCTCTCGGTCATTCCATCTGCTCTTGCTACGGCGTTTCGTAAAGGATCTCAAGTGACCAAGTCTGTGTCTGATGCGCAACACATACGACTGACTATCCGGATCACTCCCTTGTTAGATGGTGATGGCCGCCCACGTGCAGCCTCTGTGAGTATTCGCCCTGAAGCGACAAGGAATCCAATAGTAGCTGTTGACGCGCAGACTCTGGACTGGCACAAGGTCTTGGACGCTATTGGATATGGCACAATCATCTTGGATTCTCAACAGAGGATTACCTATGCGAACCGCTCGATATTACATGCTCTTGGCGATCCTCCTGAGAGCGAGGTCATCGGGAAACACTGTTATGAGATATTTCACTCAACTGATGCGCCACCCGCCGGATGCCCGTTTCTTGCCTTGCGAGCTTCAGCATTCCAAGCGCCCTCTATGAGTGGTCATATGGATATGCTCGGCCGTGATGTCATGGTTTCTGTTGCCCCCATAATTGGCAATGATGATGTACCTTTACTGTTTGTTCATGTCAGTGTTGATATATCCGACCGTCTCTTGGCCGAGGAAGCAGCCATGCTCTATCTTGATATCCTCTCTCACGATATTGCCAATCATCTTCAGACGATTCTTTTGGGCGTGACTATTCTTGCGAAAGATCAAGATGATGAGATTGCACGACTTGTCTTTACGTCGATTGATAATATTGATCGACTAATCATAAAGGCCCGTGCAGTTGAGGGTCTCGATTCTGCGCCATTGGGGGAAGTCGTGCTTCAAGATATACTTGAGCCGCTCTTGCTACGGCTGAAGAGTCAGTATAGTGACGTAGAGATAGTTACCGATCTCCCCTTCTCTCCCTGTACAACATATGCAAATAGGTTCTTGGAGATTGCATTCGAAGCCTTGCTGGATAATGCAGTTCGATATAATCCTCATGATAACAAAACGGTCTGGGTCAGTATTCACCCGGTAAACGATGGCTGGTTAGTCAAGATTGCTGATAATGGCCCCGGAATTCCGGACTATCGTAAAGAGAGTCTTCTCAATCGCTCACGAAGGTTTGGAGGTATGGGCATCCACCAATCCTCGTTGATCATTCGGTGGTTTGGAGGTACGCTCTCGATTCGGGATCGCGTTCCGCAACATCCTGAAGAGGGCGTGGTGTTTGTGCTATGGCTTCCGGGGATGCACTGA